One Pectinophora gossypiella chromosome 25, ilPecGoss1.1, whole genome shotgun sequence DNA window includes the following coding sequences:
- the LOC126377991 gene encoding uncharacterized protein LOC126377991: MQSLSKISLNDVLLNGPVVQNDLFSILILFRLYKYILNCDIQKMFRCINVTPSHRQLQNILWRPASDSAIQCLQLQTVTYGLKSSSYLATRCLVELANRYRDQFCLASDALLHKTYVDDICLSDNDLGQLIKTRDELIQLLKKGGFSLHKWCANDNSLLQDIPLTAQHKGDVHFSEKDNSVVRNLGIKCKLDDDTLVISSPEQNLLDKYTKRDVLSFVSKIFDPLGLVGPIVVKAKLLMQQTWLSKCNWDSPLPDQLNQEFKTFADHLTKMNDIVVKRNLNTCEAKSIDIIGFADASNKAYGCSLYMRSVGVNDEVTVNLLCSKSRVNPIKELSTPRLELNSALLLAKLTKKVYDIISPRFDVNVYLYVDSQIVLAWLKTNPIKHSVYVANRIKCIIELTGNFSWYYVNTSQNPADCLSRGVEPHLLQSHDLWWHGPTFLSQLDFNPVCENVKLPKEIPELKTSHVISITEDLPLFNNCSNIDKMKRIVAYIFRFVKNCKSKKEDRIYGNLMPKELDFALKIILRNEQRKFFSQEINVLKSKQPLLKSNLKALNPFLDNMDILRVGGRLHYADIPYSKKHPIILPKGSKIVHYLIKKEHGILLHAGPKLVLTNLSQIYHIVNGIREVKHVLHKCLICFKLKAKNAEQLMGSLPSDRVNPCRVFEKVGIDYGGPFNVKMLRVRKPVIQKAYILIFVCFITKAIHVELCTDLTTDCFLNALKRFISRRNKPSIIYCDNASTFKGAQNQLYNLYKLQSDTNHRNAVEYFTADSGINFKFIPSYSPVFGGLWEAGIKSVKHHLKRVVGNTVLTYEELNTVIIQIEGILNSRPLTALPATDSNEMSYLTPGHFLTGAPLTSYPEGDCTTVPINRLKFWRLCTMGFCSCFL; this comes from the exons CACACCGCCAATTGCAAAACATATTGTGGAGGCCGGCTTCAGACAGTGCTATACAGTGTCTGCAACTTCAGACTGTCACCTATGGTCTAAAAAGCTCCTCATATTTAGCCACGCGTTGTTTGGTTGAGTTAGCTAACCGGTATAGGGATCAGTTTTGCCTGGCTTCCGATGCACTATTGCATAAAACTTATGTTGATGACATTTGCTTATCTGATAATGACTTAGGTCAACTTATAAAAACAAGGGACGAACTTATTCAATTGTTAAAAAAAGGTGGCTTTTCACTGCATAAATGGTGTGCAAATGATAATTCATTGTTACAGGACATTCCATTAACTGCTCAACATAAAGGTGATGTTCATTTTTCAGAAAAAGATAACAGTGTTGTCAGGAATTtaggtataaaatgtaaattagaTGATGACACACTTGTAATAAGTTCTCCTGAACAAAATTTATTAGATAAATACACCAAACGTGATGTATTATCATTTGTGAGCAAAATATTTGACCCATTGGGACTGGTTGGACCTATTGTTGTTAAAGCAAAACTTCTAATGCAGCAAACATGGCTGTCTAAATGTAATTGGGATTCTCCTTTGCCCGACCAGCTCAATCAGGAATTCAAAACTTTTGCTGACCATTTAACTAAAATGAATGATATTGTAGTTAAAAGAAATTTAAACACTTGTGAAGCCAAGTCAATTGACATCATTGGGTTTGCCGACGCTTCTAATAAAGCCTATGGCTGTTCACTTTATATGAGATCTGTTGGTGTCAATGATGAGGTTACGGTGAATTTATTATGCTCTAAATCTCGGGTGAATCCTATAAAAGAGTTGAGCACACCTAGATTGGAATTAAATAGTGCATTGTTACTTGCTAAATTAACTAAAAAAGTGTATGATATAATAAGTCCGCGATTTGATGTTAATGTCTACCTATATGTTGACTCACAAATTGTTCTGGCATGGTTAAAAACCAATCCTATAAAACACAGTGTATATGTGGCTAATAGAATCAAATGTATTATTGAGTTGACAGGGAATTTCTCTTGgtattatgtaaatacttcacAAAACCCAGCTGACTGCCTGTCTAGAGGCGTAGAACCGCATTTATTACAAAGTCATGATCTTTGGTGGCATGGTCCCACATTTTTAAGCCAGCTGGATTTTAATCCTGTGtgtgaaaatgtgaagttaCCTAAAGAAATTCCAGAATTAAAAACTTCACATGTAATTTCAATAACTGAGGACTTAccattgtttaataattgttCAAACATTGATAAAATGAAAAGAATTGTTGCATATATCTTTAGATTTGTTAAAAATTGTAAAAGTAAGAAAGAGGATAGGATATATGGTAATTTAATGCCTAAAGAGTTGGACTTTGCTTTAAAAATCATTCTTAGAAATGAACAAAGAAAGTTTTTCAGTCaagaaattaatgttttaaaatctaaacaacCTTTATTGAAGTCCAATCTTAAAGCGTTAAATCCCTTTCTTGATAACATGGATATACTCCGTGTAGGAGGTAGGCTCCATTATGCTGATATTCCATATTCAAAAAAGCATCCCATTATATTGCCTAAAGGTTctaaaatagttcattatttaattaaaaaggaaCATGGAATATTATTGCATGCTGGACCCAAGCTTGTTTTGACTAATTTAAGTCAAATTTACCACATTGTAAATGGTATAAGAGAAGTTAAGCATGTCTTGCataaatgtttaatttgttttaagttaaaGGCTAAGAATGCTGAACAACTTATGGGTTCACTTCCATCTGACAGGGTCAACCCTTGTAGAGTTTTTGAAAAAGTAGGTATTGACTATGGGGGCCcatttaatgtaaaaatgttaCGTGTTAGAAAGCCAGTTATACAAAAGGCATacatacttatttttgtttgtttcataaCAAAAGCTATTCATGTAGAATTATGTACTGATTTAACTACAGATTGTTTTCTAAATGCTCTTAAGAGATTTATTTCTCGAAGGAATAAACCTTCTATTATATATTGTGATAACGCTAGTACCTTTAAGGGAGCACAGAACCAATTGTATAATTTGTATAAGTTGCAGTCTGACACAAATCACAGAAATGCTGTTGAATATTTCACAGCTGATTCAggcattaattttaaatttatcccAAGTTATTCACCAGTTTTCGGTGGTTTGTGGGAAGCTGGCATTAAAAGTGTTAAGCATCATTTGAAGAGAGTTGTGGGCAATACTGTTCTCACATATGAAGAATTAAACACGGTCATTATACAAATCGAAGGCATATTAAACTCTCGTCCTTTGACAGCCTTGCCAGCAACTGACTCCAATGAGATGTCATATTTAACACCTGGTCATTTTTTAACAGGTGCTCCATTAACTTCTTACCCTGAGGGTGATTGTACGACTGTTCCCATTAATCGTTTAAAGTTTTGGAGATTATGtact atggggttttgtTCTTgtttcctttaa